The following nucleotide sequence is from Flavobacterium sp. N1736.
GTTTCTAGAGCTACTTCAGGAGCAATTTCTAAAACAATATTGTGAGAATATCCAAGAGCTAAATCTAACTTTTGACCTTGGTTTGAAGCTCTATAACCAACTCCAACTAATTCAAGTTCTTTTGTAAAACCTTCAGATACACCAATTATCATGTTGTTGATTAATGATCTGTATAATCCGTGTTTTGCTCTTTGGTCTTTATGATCAGACGATCTTTCTAATAGAACCTGATCGCCTTCAACTTTTACAGTAATGTCCGAAAACTCCTGAGTTAGTTGACCTTTTTTTCCTTTTACCGTAACGATACCGTCTTTAACTTCTACAGTTACTCCAGCAGCGATTACAATTGGGCTTTTACCTATTCTTGACATCTTATTTAGTCTTTAAAATTAGTATACGTAACAAATTACTTCACCACCTACATTTAATTGTTTCGCTTGTTTTCCAGTCATAAGACCTTTTGAAGTTGAAACAATAGCAATTCCTAATCCGTTAAGGATTCTTGGTAATTTGGCAGCACCTGCATATTTACGTAAACCAGGTTTACTAATTCTTTGGATATCTTTAATTACAGGCTCTTTAGTATCTTTATCATACTTCAAAGCGATTTTGATTGAACCCTGTACAGAGTTGTCTTCAAATTTGTAACTCAAGATATAACCTTGATCAAATAAGATCTTAGTTATTTCTTTTTTTAGATTAGATGCCGGAATTTCAACAACTTTGTGGTTTGCAGCCACAGCGTTACGAACTCTAGTCAAATAATCTGCAATAGGATCTGTATACATATGTATTTGATTGCGACTATGGTTTTCGGGAGGCACTCGCCTCCCGAACCTTTAATCAATTAAAATTATTTTTTGGTTTGCAAAAGTAGTAACTTATTGCGAGATTACCAAGATGCTTTTTTAACTCCAGGAATTAATCCATTATTAGCCATCTCACGGAAAGTTACACGTGAAATACCAAATTGACGAATATAACCTCTTGGTCTACCTGTTAATTTACAACGATTATGCAAACGAACTGGTGAAGCATTTTTAGGTAATTTTTGTA
It contains:
- the rplF gene encoding 50S ribosomal protein L6, which encodes MSRIGKSPIVIAAGVTVEVKDGIVTVKGKKGQLTQEFSDITVKVEGDQVLLERSSDHKDQRAKHGLYRSLINNMIIGVSEGFTKELELVGVGYRASNQGQKLDLALGYSHNIVLEIAPEVALETISEKGKNPIVKLTSFDKQLLGQVAAKIRGFRKPEPYKGKGVKFVGEVLRRKAGKSA
- the rpsN gene encoding 30S ribosomal protein S14; the encoded protein is MAKESMKAREVKREKTVAKYAEKRKALKEAGDFEGLQKLPKNASPVRLHNRCKLTGRPRGYIRQFGISRVTFREMANNGLIPGVKKASW
- the rpsH gene encoding 30S ribosomal protein S8, producing MYTDPIADYLTRVRNAVAANHKVVEIPASNLKKEITKILFDQGYILSYKFEDNSVQGSIKIALKYDKDTKEPVIKDIQRISKPGLRKYAGAAKLPRILNGLGIAIVSTSKGLMTGKQAKQLNVGGEVICYVY